One genomic segment of Catalinimonas alkaloidigena includes these proteins:
- a CDS encoding MFS transporter, with translation MGNREILGRIIIVLLSIFVVMSGYGVLLPVLPYYTERLALKSGVVADEDINYHIGILTSIYPFFQLLFAVVWGKLSDRFGRKLLIIMGLTGFVVMQALTGLATSLTMLYMARILGGIFSSSVIPVGNAYLSDITNSMQRRKVLAWSGVAVSTGVIAGPMIGGYLAQTNLHFNTSFGHLLLDKFSVPFLAVALLGVLILFLTIGWLKNPERRNLDILQEVQQSRLSIRLDFILLLLMSLVIQLAVTLFETVFSVYAKDVLTFTTSQIGLGFMLCGLIMAALQPLFASLDEKKLSINTQLFIGFAIASLAMFAFSFWTHNLFVYAMIIVFAVGGAMVTPNLIAMISFIDKNHTGANLSLQTSVNSIGQVLGPILGIWLYTFGKSWPYPIIGTVLLLVTVLVVPRLKSTSKKRQ, from the coding sequence ATGGGTAATAGAGAAATCCTTGGCAGGATAATAATTGTCCTGTTGAGTATTTTTGTGGTTATGAGCGGGTATGGCGTACTGCTGCCCGTTTTACCCTACTATACGGAAAGACTTGCTTTAAAGTCCGGTGTAGTGGCGGATGAGGATATCAACTATCACATTGGTATCCTTACCAGCATATACCCATTTTTTCAACTATTATTTGCGGTAGTTTGGGGTAAGTTATCTGACCGTTTCGGTCGTAAACTACTCATCATTATGGGGCTGACAGGTTTTGTTGTTATGCAGGCATTAACCGGCCTGGCTACTTCTTTAACCATGCTGTACATGGCCCGTATCCTTGGAGGGATCTTCTCATCTTCGGTTATCCCCGTTGGTAATGCTTACCTCAGTGACATTACCAACAGCATGCAGCGAAGGAAAGTCTTGGCATGGTCCGGGGTGGCTGTAAGTACGGGAGTGATAGCCGGGCCGATGATCGGTGGTTATCTCGCTCAAACCAACCTGCATTTTAATACCAGCTTCGGGCATTTACTGCTAGATAAATTCAGCGTTCCTTTCCTTGCGGTGGCATTATTAGGGGTATTGATTTTGTTTCTAACCATCGGATGGTTGAAAAATCCCGAAAGACGTAACCTTGATATTCTACAAGAAGTACAGCAATCAAGATTGAGCATCAGATTAGATTTTATATTACTGTTACTGATGTCATTGGTTATTCAATTAGCAGTTACCTTATTTGAAACGGTCTTTTCCGTATACGCTAAGGATGTCCTTACTTTTACTACTTCACAGATAGGCCTGGGCTTTATGCTTTGTGGTTTGATCATGGCGGCACTACAGCCCCTCTTTGCCAGTCTTGATGAGAAAAAATTGTCTATAAACACACAACTATTTATCGGCTTTGCAATAGCCTCATTGGCCATGTTCGCTTTTTCTTTCTGGACACACAACTTGTTTGTCTACGCTATGATCATCGTTTTTGCGGTAGGAGGAGCCATGGTTACGCCAAATCTTATCGCTATGATTTCTTTCATTGATAAAAATCATACCGGAGCTAATCTTTCGCTACAAACATCTGTTAATAGCATCGGTCAGGTACTGGGGCCTATTTTGGGTATTTGGTTGTACACCTTTGGCAAATCCTGGCCATACCCGATCATCGGAACAGTATTACTACTTGTAACCGTTCTGGTCGTCCCGAGGTTAAAATCAACAAGTAAAAAACGTCAATAA
- a CDS encoding copper-translocating P-type ATPase: protein MENHKEHNHTHHKHEESKKHEDHSGHEGHGHSSHSGHNPGHGEMGHDHHKMMIEDFKKRFWISLVLTVPILVFSPMIQGFFGYEWLLPGNAYILFGLSTIVYFYGGWPFLKGLKDELKEGAPGMMTLISMAISVAYFYSSATVFGLEGEDFFWELATLIDIMLLGHWLEMKSVLGASKALQLLVSMMPSEAHRVKGDTVEDVKLEDLQKDDIILIKPGEKVPADGIIVEGESYLNESMLTGESKPVKKGLENKVIGGSLNGNGSLKVKVEHTGKDSYLNKVITLVQEAQKSKSKMQNLSDRAAKWLTYIALAIGFGTLATWLFLGFPFVYALERMVTVMVIACPHALGLAIPLVVAISTAVSAQNGLLIRNRTAFEESRKISALVFDKTGTLTKGDFGVTRVEAVDQQFEADELLRLSSALEQSSEHPIAVGIIKKVKEKDIAVPKPENFNAITGKGVEAKVEGKDVKVVSPGYLKDENISLPDGAYSSAAETVVFVLVDNKLAGYIALADEIRPESAQAIKVFKNNNIKVMMATGDNETVAKAVSEELGLDGYYSEVLPHQKVEIVKDLQAKNEFVAMTGDGVNDAPALAQANVGIAVGSGTDVAAETADIILVNSNPQDIANLILFGKATYNKMIQNLIWATGYNAVAIPLAAGVLYTSGFVLGPAVGAVFMSLSTIIVAINAQLLKKKIGSK from the coding sequence ATGGAAAATCATAAAGAGCATAATCACACACACCATAAGCACGAAGAAAGTAAAAAGCATGAAGATCATTCCGGACATGAAGGACATGGGCATAGTAGTCATTCGGGTCACAACCCCGGGCATGGTGAAATGGGACATGATCATCATAAAATGATGATAGAGGACTTCAAAAAGCGATTCTGGATATCGCTGGTACTCACTGTCCCTATACTTGTTTTTTCGCCAATGATCCAGGGATTTTTCGGTTATGAGTGGCTGCTGCCGGGCAATGCTTACATTCTGTTCGGGCTTTCTACCATCGTTTATTTTTACGGAGGCTGGCCTTTTCTGAAAGGATTGAAGGATGAGCTGAAGGAAGGTGCCCCGGGCATGATGACTTTAATATCCATGGCCATTAGTGTTGCCTATTTTTATAGTTCCGCAACAGTGTTCGGCCTTGAAGGAGAAGACTTTTTTTGGGAACTGGCCACCCTGATTGATATCATGCTACTCGGCCACTGGCTGGAAATGAAATCCGTACTGGGAGCTTCAAAAGCCCTGCAGTTATTGGTAAGCATGATGCCCTCAGAAGCGCATCGGGTCAAAGGTGACACGGTAGAAGATGTGAAGCTGGAAGACTTGCAAAAAGATGATATTATTTTGATTAAACCCGGTGAAAAAGTTCCGGCTGATGGCATTATCGTAGAGGGGGAAAGTTACCTGAATGAGTCTATGCTGACCGGGGAATCCAAACCGGTAAAAAAAGGCCTTGAGAATAAAGTAATCGGAGGGTCACTCAATGGCAATGGCTCACTAAAAGTAAAAGTAGAGCATACAGGTAAAGACAGCTACCTCAATAAGGTAATTACGCTGGTACAAGAGGCGCAAAAGTCTAAGTCAAAAATGCAGAATTTGTCAGACCGTGCCGCCAAGTGGCTTACCTATATTGCATTGGCCATTGGTTTTGGTACGCTGGCTACCTGGTTGTTTTTAGGCTTTCCTTTCGTATATGCCCTGGAAAGAATGGTTACCGTCATGGTCATTGCTTGTCCGCATGCGCTTGGCTTAGCCATACCATTAGTGGTAGCCATATCCACTGCGGTTTCGGCACAGAATGGTCTGCTGATTAGAAACAGGACTGCTTTTGAGGAATCAAGAAAGATCTCGGCCCTCGTTTTTGATAAAACCGGAACCCTGACCAAAGGCGATTTTGGCGTTACCCGTGTAGAAGCGGTAGATCAGCAATTTGAGGCAGACGAACTACTTCGGCTTTCCAGTGCTTTGGAGCAAAGTTCGGAACATCCTATTGCCGTTGGTATTATCAAAAAAGTAAAAGAGAAAGACATAGCCGTACCCAAACCGGAAAACTTCAATGCCATTACCGGTAAAGGGGTAGAAGCAAAAGTGGAAGGAAAAGATGTAAAAGTAGTGAGCCCGGGTTATCTGAAAGATGAGAATATTTCCCTACCTGATGGTGCCTACAGCAGTGCTGCGGAGACAGTTGTATTTGTGCTGGTGGATAATAAACTGGCCGGGTACATCGCCCTGGCCGATGAGATCAGGCCGGAAAGTGCCCAGGCAATTAAAGTGTTCAAAAACAATAACATTAAAGTGATGATGGCTACCGGTGACAATGAAACAGTCGCCAAAGCAGTAAGTGAAGAACTAGGCCTGGACGGATACTACTCAGAGGTATTGCCACACCAGAAGGTTGAAATCGTAAAAGACCTACAAGCTAAGAATGAATTTGTCGCTATGACCGGTGATGGGGTGAACGATGCGCCTGCACTGGCACAGGCCAACGTAGGTATTGCCGTGGGCTCAGGAACCGATGTGGCAGCCGAAACAGCCGACATTATTTTGGTCAATAGCAACCCGCAAGACATTGCCAATCTGATCCTGTTTGGAAAAGCTACTTACAATAAGATGATCCAAAACCTGATATGGGCTACGGGATACAACGCGGTTGCCATTCCTCTTGCGGCAGGGGTGCTTTACACATCCGGCTTTGTATTAGGGCCTGCTGTAGGTGCGGTATTTATGAGTTTGAGTACCATTATAGTGGCAATCAATGCCCAACTTTTAAAGAAAAAAATTGGTAGCAAGTAA
- a CDS encoding PPK2 family polyphosphate kinase: MVELEHISTLPPEDADKAETKKALKKLRKELFQLQNKFYADGRYSMLIVLQGLDTSGKDGTIRHAFSGMNPQGVQVTSFKKPTIDELKHDFLWRVYPHFPKKGMIRVFNRSYFEDILVPATNKSLSEDVLQHRINLINELEHHLMANGTLILKFYLHLSANEQVKRIEERKTKPHKRWKYAKEDELIPKKWDDYRKTYHTILNACDHLPWHIIPADKRWFRNYTAAKILAEQLEKLNLKYPNK; encoded by the coding sequence ATGGTTGAGTTAGAACACATATCAACACTGCCACCGGAAGATGCCGATAAGGCGGAAACAAAGAAAGCCTTGAAAAAACTCCGAAAGGAGCTTTTTCAGTTGCAGAATAAGTTCTATGCCGATGGAAGATACAGCATGCTCATTGTCTTGCAGGGGCTTGATACCTCCGGAAAGGATGGTACGATCCGTCACGCTTTTAGCGGCATGAACCCGCAGGGCGTGCAGGTAACATCGTTTAAGAAACCCACAATTGATGAGCTCAAACATGACTTTTTATGGCGCGTTTATCCACATTTTCCCAAGAAAGGTATGATCAGGGTATTTAACAGGTCATACTTTGAAGACATTCTGGTTCCGGCTACAAACAAGAGCCTTTCAGAAGATGTCTTGCAGCACCGCATCAACCTGATCAATGAACTGGAACATCATCTGATGGCGAATGGTACATTGATTTTAAAGTTTTATCTACACCTATCGGCTAACGAGCAGGTAAAGCGTATTGAGGAGCGTAAGACAAAACCGCACAAACGATGGAAATATGCCAAAGAAGATGAACTTATCCCAAAAAAATGGGATGACTACAGGAAAACGTATCATACCATATTGAATGCCTGCGACCATCTGCCCTGGCACATCATCCCAGCAGATAAGCGCTGGTTTCGTAATTATACAGCAGCTAAAATTTTAGCCGAACAGCTTGAAAAACTAAATCTGAAATACCCGAACAAATAA
- a CDS encoding ribose-phosphate pyrophosphokinase: MEMIVFALPGNEELTKKIAGHLKAEKGEATIRQFPDGESYVQIHSEVKDKCVVMVCTLHEPDAKLLPLYFLSKTAKELGAACTCLVAPYLAYMRQDKQFNPGEGITSTYFAELISGFAETLTTVDPHLHRRSSLSEIYTVPNKLIHAASHISKWVSDNIEKPVFIGPDSESEQWVSQVAEEAGAPFTVLEKVRHGDRDVEVSVPDVAKYKDHTPVLVDDIISTARTMIETVGHLKKAGMHPPVCVGVHAVFAGSAYADLKNAGVQQVVTCNTIPHESNQIDLSDILAKEINQLMKHHA, translated from the coding sequence ATGGAAATGATAGTTTTTGCCTTACCGGGCAACGAAGAACTTACAAAAAAAATAGCAGGACACCTTAAGGCTGAAAAGGGAGAGGCAACCATCCGGCAGTTTCCCGATGGGGAAAGCTATGTGCAGATTCACTCTGAGGTTAAAGATAAATGCGTGGTAATGGTATGCACATTACACGAGCCGGATGCCAAATTGCTGCCCCTGTACTTTTTAAGTAAGACGGCCAAAGAACTTGGTGCTGCCTGTACGTGCCTGGTAGCGCCTTATCTGGCCTACATGCGTCAGGATAAGCAGTTTAATCCGGGAGAAGGTATTACCTCTACGTATTTTGCTGAATTAATATCAGGCTTTGCAGAAACGTTGACCACCGTTGACCCACACCTTCACCGTAGAAGTTCGTTAAGTGAGATTTACACCGTACCTAATAAACTGATCCATGCGGCATCACACATTTCAAAATGGGTGAGCGATAATATTGAAAAGCCGGTATTCATCGGCCCGGATAGTGAAAGTGAGCAATGGGTTTCTCAGGTAGCAGAAGAAGCCGGAGCACCTTTTACGGTGTTAGAGAAGGTGAGGCACGGTGACAGGGATGTGGAAGTGTCCGTCCCCGATGTAGCAAAATACAAAGACCACACCCCGGTACTGGTGGATGATATAATTTCCACCGCCAGAACGATGATAGAGACAGTCGGCCATTTAAAAAAAGCCGGAATGCACCCACCGGTTTGTGTTGGGGTACATGCCGTATTTGCTGGCTCAGCCTATGCGGATCTAAAAAATGCAGGGGTACAACAGGTCGTCACGTGCAACACCATCCCTCATGAAAGTAATCAGATTGACCTTTCAGATATTCTGGCAAAAGAGATTAACCAACTGATGAAGCATCATGCGTAG
- a CDS encoding thymidine phosphorylase family protein — MEAKDTRHNVLKLVRLGIDARNEYMVFMSKDCPVCISEGFEALNRIKVSKGEKTIVASLIVWDDESQLSHDQLGLSDAAIEALETKEGDLLRLSHLDALDSMSDVRKKIYGHRLNQAEFDRIIGDIVNRNLSNIQLSAFLASSTGNSLNQDEVIALTRSMINVGFKLDWGKDKVYDKHCIGGLPGNRTTPLVVSIVAAAGLTIPKTSSRAITSPAGTADTMDIVTNVNLTTGQMKNVVEQEGGCLAWGGSVQLSPADDILIRVEKALDIDSEGQMIASVLSKKAAAGSTDVVIDIPVGATAKVRSQEAAVHLSEKMVAVGKAIGLNIDIVLTDGSQPVGRGIGPALEAKDVLSVLRNENNAPDDLRERAIILAGRLLEMGGKAAEGSGTLEALRVLKSGAAYKKFTAICEAQGFFREPEVAPHKHRIRSAASGVVSEIDNRRLAKVAKLAGAPGAMTAGILLLTPLGTHVEENDTLFEIHAESQGELEYALSYLDAQKQIIKIKAT; from the coding sequence ATGGAAGCAAAGGATACCCGGCATAACGTATTAAAACTAGTAAGATTAGGCATAGATGCCCGAAACGAATATATGGTATTTATGAGTAAGGACTGCCCGGTTTGTATATCGGAAGGGTTTGAGGCTTTAAATCGTATAAAAGTTTCAAAAGGAGAAAAAACCATTGTAGCGTCTCTTATCGTTTGGGATGATGAGTCACAATTAAGTCATGACCAATTGGGCCTTTCTGATGCCGCTATTGAAGCCTTGGAAACTAAAGAAGGTGACTTACTTAGGCTGAGCCATTTAGATGCGCTTGATTCCATGAGTGATGTCCGTAAGAAAATTTATGGACACCGACTGAACCAGGCCGAGTTTGACAGGATCATTGGCGATATCGTCAATCGTAACTTATCTAATATTCAATTGTCGGCTTTTCTGGCTTCCAGCACAGGGAACTCATTAAATCAGGACGAAGTGATTGCCCTGACCCGTTCTATGATCAATGTGGGTTTCAAACTGGACTGGGGCAAGGATAAAGTTTATGATAAACACTGCATAGGAGGCTTGCCTGGTAACAGAACTACTCCATTAGTAGTGTCTATTGTTGCCGCAGCTGGGTTGACCATCCCTAAAACTTCTTCCCGTGCCATTACTTCTCCTGCCGGTACTGCTGACACCATGGACATAGTCACCAACGTAAATCTCACCACCGGGCAAATGAAAAATGTCGTGGAACAGGAAGGCGGTTGCCTTGCCTGGGGCGGATCAGTACAGCTAAGTCCGGCAGATGATATACTCATCCGTGTAGAAAAAGCTTTGGATATTGATAGCGAAGGGCAGATGATCGCTTCCGTGCTTTCTAAAAAGGCGGCAGCAGGTTCTACCGATGTGGTGATTGATATTCCTGTTGGAGCTACGGCTAAGGTGCGGTCGCAGGAGGCTGCTGTGCATCTGTCAGAAAAGATGGTTGCGGTAGGCAAAGCCATCGGGCTGAATATTGATATTGTATTAACCGATGGGTCACAACCTGTGGGGAGGGGTATAGGGCCTGCCTTGGAAGCTAAGGATGTTTTATCCGTCTTGAGAAATGAAAACAATGCACCTGATGACCTGCGAGAAAGAGCAATAATATTGGCAGGCAGGTTACTTGAAATGGGAGGAAAAGCAGCCGAAGGGTCAGGTACTCTTGAAGCTTTGAGAGTTTTGAAAAGTGGAGCCGCCTACAAAAAATTCACTGCTATCTGCGAGGCACAAGGTTTTTTCAGGGAACCTGAGGTAGCGCCCCATAAGCATAGGATTAGATCCGCAGCAAGTGGAGTAGTTTCAGAAATTGATAATCGCAGACTGGCCAAAGTGGCTAAGCTGGCCGGTGCTCCAGGTGCGATGACAGCAGGCATTTTGCTGCTTACACCATTGGGTACTCATGTGGAAGAGAACGATACTCTGTTTGAAATCCATGCTGAGTCACAAGGAGAGCTTGAATACGCCCTTTCTTACCTGGATGCACAAAAACAAATTATTAAAATCAAAGCGACTTAA
- a CDS encoding MBL fold metallo-hydrolase RNA specificity domain-containing protein — MTINFLGAAGTVTGSKYLLESGNKKLMVDCGVFQGLKELRLLNWEQPEYDPKAIDAVVLTHGHLDHTGYLARLVKLGFRGKIYGSAPTLKIAEIILKDSAKIQEEEAARANKEGYSKHSPAEAFYDLKDVENTLPLFNPVSEGKWHVIEGAFKVRWQYNGHIIGSTFIEVETNDSRLVFSGDIGRKKDLLLYTPKKPEKADVLLIESTYGGRIHPEEESIVPELERIVNETVERGGSLFIPSFAVERTQLMMLMLWRLLKEKRIPKIPMIMDSPMGANVLHLFHASRDWHKLKPEECDEMCSHFQEVSNYRETLTLREDNKSKIIIAGSGMMTGGRILNYMETRSGNSNDTLLFVGYQAEGTRGRKLLEGAKEIKVYGKWLPFNMQMEHIEGLSAHGDQNDLIDWLSEIKKQPEKVFIIHGEAEQAEALSKALEDNKGWQTDIPQLNQKVEL; from the coding sequence ATGACCATAAACTTTTTAGGAGCCGCTGGTACGGTTACAGGCTCCAAATATTTACTTGAATCAGGAAATAAAAAACTGATGGTGGATTGCGGTGTGTTTCAAGGATTAAAAGAATTACGTTTACTCAATTGGGAACAACCTGAATATGATCCGAAAGCCATTGATGCTGTTGTGCTTACGCACGGACATCTTGATCATACCGGCTACCTGGCTCGTTTGGTAAAGCTTGGTTTTAGAGGAAAAATATATGGTAGTGCGCCTACCTTAAAAATCGCAGAAATTATCTTAAAGGATAGCGCCAAAATTCAGGAAGAAGAGGCAGCCAGGGCAAATAAAGAGGGTTACAGTAAGCACAGTCCGGCAGAGGCTTTCTATGACTTAAAAGACGTTGAAAATACCCTTCCACTTTTCAACCCTGTTTCAGAAGGTAAATGGCATGTAATTGAAGGTGCCTTTAAAGTAAGGTGGCAATACAATGGCCATATCATTGGATCAACTTTTATTGAAGTAGAGACCAACGATAGCCGCCTGGTGTTTTCAGGTGATATTGGCAGAAAAAAAGATTTGCTTTTGTATACGCCAAAAAAGCCTGAAAAAGCGGATGTCCTGCTTATTGAATCCACCTATGGAGGAAGGATTCATCCTGAAGAAGAAAGTATTGTCCCTGAACTGGAACGTATAGTCAACGAAACGGTAGAGCGTGGAGGAAGCCTGTTCATTCCCAGTTTTGCCGTAGAGCGCACTCAGCTCATGATGCTAATGCTTTGGAGGCTTTTGAAGGAGAAAAGGATTCCAAAAATACCAATGATCATGGATAGCCCTATGGGTGCTAATGTACTCCATCTATTTCATGCTTCCAGGGACTGGCACAAGCTTAAGCCGGAAGAATGTGATGAAATGTGTTCTCATTTTCAGGAAGTGAGCAACTATCGGGAAACACTGACACTGCGGGAAGACAATAAATCCAAGATCATCATTGCAGGTAGCGGTATGATGACGGGCGGACGAATACTCAACTACATGGAAACAAGATCAGGCAATAGTAACGACACCCTACTTTTTGTAGGCTATCAGGCAGAAGGAACAAGAGGAAGAAAGCTACTTGAAGGTGCAAAAGAAATTAAAGTGTATGGCAAATGGCTGCCATTCAACATGCAGATGGAACACATTGAAGGACTGAGTGCACATGGTGATCAAAACGATTTGATTGATTGGCTCTCTGAAATTAAAAAACAACCCGAAAAGGTGTTTATTATTCATGGGGAAGCAGAGCAGGCAGAAGCTTTGTCAAAAGCCCTGGAAGATAATAAAGGATGGCAAACAGATATCCCACAACTTAATCAAAAGGTAGAATTGTGA
- a CDS encoding restriction endonuclease — translation MPEKTVLITKASGEKAPFSPTKLRQSLEKAGAVSAVIDRIVSEIEAQLVDGMSTKKIYSQAFSMLRKHSKPVAGRYKIKQAILELGPSGYPFEKFVGEILKHQGYRTKVGVIIQGHCVSHEIDVEAEKDNQHFMVECKFHNRQGYKCDVKIPLYIKSRFEDVKKQWEKRKGHATKFHEGWVVTNTRFTEDAIQYGKCSGLILIGWDYPQQGSISDRINMSGLHPVTCLTSLTKAEKQKLIDKMIVLCKELCNKPELLEEMGISHTRVKRIIKEGEEICSGST, via the coding sequence ATGCCAGAAAAGACCGTTTTAATAACCAAGGCTTCCGGTGAAAAAGCTCCATTTTCACCAACCAAACTCAGGCAATCCCTTGAAAAGGCAGGGGCAGTTTCTGCCGTTATTGATCGGATTGTGAGTGAGATTGAAGCGCAGCTTGTTGATGGTATGTCCACAAAGAAAATCTACAGCCAGGCATTCTCCATGCTACGGAAGCACTCAAAACCTGTAGCAGGTAGGTATAAGATCAAGCAGGCGATTCTGGAGCTGGGTCCCTCTGGTTATCCCTTTGAAAAGTTTGTAGGTGAAATTTTAAAACATCAGGGGTACCGTACTAAAGTCGGGGTAATCATTCAGGGTCATTGCGTCTCTCACGAAATAGATGTGGAGGCTGAGAAAGATAATCAGCACTTCATGGTGGAGTGCAAATTTCATAACCGCCAAGGTTATAAGTGTGATGTGAAAATTCCACTTTATATCAAATCCCGGTTTGAGGATGTGAAAAAGCAATGGGAAAAGCGCAAAGGACACGCGACAAAATTTCATGAAGGCTGGGTGGTGACCAATACCCGGTTTACCGAAGATGCCATCCAATATGGCAAATGTTCAGGTCTAATACTGATAGGTTGGGATTATCCACAGCAAGGAAGCATTAGCGACCGGATAAATATGTCTGGTCTGCACCCTGTTACATGTCTTACCAGCCTTACAAAGGCTGAGAAGCAAAAGCTGATTGATAAGATGATCGTGCTTTGTAAGGAGTTATGCAATAAACCCGAATTACTTGAAGAAATGGGCATTTCTCATACACGAGTCAAAAGAATCATCAAAGAGGGAGAGGAAATTTGCTCAGGTAGTACGTAA
- a CDS encoding site-2 protease family protein — protein MKKWSLYIGSYASIKVFIHWTFWIIIGWIFLMHYNMGHGIYEGLWGVLFILALFGCVVLHEFGHALTAKRYHILTRDITIYPIGGVASLEAMPEKPRQELLVAIAGPAVNLGIAAILLIYLQYTGKVPDLSMLEVENQNAHMLGRPFGFNLFAANLILAVFNLIPAFPMDGGRILRAVLAFTMDRPRATRIAATVGQFLAIAFVFFGFFYNFWLVFIGLFIYLGAGSEAVYESTKSALSGYTAKDVLMRKFTRLVPEDNLEKVVQVLLDSQEQEFIVTKNNHIHGVLTRKELIKGLSEYGKASPVSRMVRNDYLTLHPTMALQEVYQKLMASHCSVAPVLDNGQLIGIVDKENINELLMVNEAIKTEMLLNK, from the coding sequence ATGAAAAAATGGTCACTGTACATAGGCAGTTATGCCAGCATTAAAGTCTTCATTCACTGGACCTTCTGGATAATTATTGGATGGATTTTTCTGATGCACTACAATATGGGACATGGTATCTACGAAGGGTTATGGGGGGTACTGTTTATTTTGGCATTGTTTGGCTGCGTAGTATTACATGAGTTTGGGCATGCCCTCACCGCCAAACGTTATCATATCCTAACCCGCGACATCACTATTTATCCCATTGGTGGCGTAGCCAGCCTGGAGGCGATGCCGGAGAAGCCGCGGCAGGAATTATTGGTTGCCATTGCGGGGCCAGCCGTAAACTTGGGAATTGCAGCAATACTGTTGATCTACCTACAGTACACTGGAAAGGTGCCCGATCTCTCAATGCTGGAAGTGGAAAATCAAAACGCGCATATGCTCGGTCGGCCCTTTGGTTTTAATCTTTTTGCCGCTAATCTAATCCTGGCGGTATTCAACCTTATTCCGGCTTTTCCTATGGATGGAGGCCGGATATTACGGGCCGTGCTAGCCTTTACTATGGATCGCCCACGGGCAACACGCATTGCGGCAACCGTGGGACAATTTCTCGCCATAGCCTTCGTGTTTTTCGGGTTCTTCTACAATTTCTGGCTGGTATTCATAGGGTTGTTCATCTACCTGGGAGCCGGTTCAGAAGCGGTGTACGAATCAACAAAATCCGCTTTATCCGGATATACGGCAAAAGATGTACTGATGAGAAAGTTTACCCGTTTAGTACCGGAAGACAATTTGGAAAAGGTAGTACAGGTGCTACTTGATAGCCAGGAACAAGAATTTATAGTTACTAAAAACAATCATATTCATGGTGTTTTAACGCGAAAAGAACTGATAAAAGGATTGTCCGAATACGGGAAGGCGTCACCGGTGTCTCGTATGGTGCGAAATGATTATTTGACACTGCACCCGACTATGGCACTACAGGAGGTCTATCAAAAACTGATGGCTAGCCACTGCTCGGTGGCCCCAGTACTGGACAATGGTCAACTTATTGGCATTGTGGATAAAGAAAATATCAATGAGTTGCTTATGGTAAATGAGGCTATAAAGACCGAAATGCTACTCAATAAGTAG
- a CDS encoding type II glyceraldehyde-3-phosphate dehydrogenase, with protein MMKKKIALIGYGVIGKRVADAIALQDDMELAGVCDVISDWRIQAAVNKGYPVYAATEDASGYMQKAGIPLAGNMADLLGVAHLVVDCTPKKIAAQNVKIYKERGIKFILQGGEKHKTTGHSFSAENNYASALKRDSTRVVSCNTTSILRTLTALKKADLLQSARGTLLRRATDPWESHLGGIMNTLVPEKDIPSHQGPDAQSVDSELDVVTMAVKVPQTLSHLHYWNVRLTRKADKKEVIEAFQTSTRIKLINYSDGLVSNNTIKEKYLDMGRPWGDMYEVALWQDMLKVEGDELYYAYVVDNQAIVIPETIDAIRALTGIEKSAESSIKKTNESLGIK; from the coding sequence ATCATGAAAAAGAAAATAGCACTTATAGGATATGGCGTAATCGGCAAAAGAGTAGCCGATGCAATTGCTTTACAAGACGATATGGAATTAGCCGGGGTATGTGATGTGATCAGCGACTGGCGCATTCAAGCTGCAGTAAATAAAGGATACCCTGTTTATGCAGCTACCGAAGATGCCAGTGGTTACATGCAAAAGGCCGGTATTCCCCTGGCTGGTAATATGGCAGACCTATTAGGGGTTGCTCACCTGGTGGTAGATTGTACGCCAAAGAAGATAGCCGCACAAAATGTAAAAATTTATAAAGAGCGGGGAATAAAATTTATCCTGCAAGGTGGAGAAAAACACAAAACTACCGGCCACTCCTTTAGTGCGGAAAATAACTATGCCTCCGCCCTGAAGCGGGACAGTACCCGTGTGGTCTCCTGCAACACCACCTCCATTTTGCGTACGCTTACCGCTCTTAAAAAGGCGGATCTGTTACAGAGTGCCCGGGGAACTTTGCTGCGCAGGGCAACAGACCCCTGGGAAAGCCATTTAGGGGGCATCATGAATACGCTCGTGCCAGAGAAAGATATTCCCAGCCACCAGGGGCCGGACGCACAGAGCGTGGACTCTGAACTGGATGTAGTAACCATGGCTGTGAAAGTACCTCAAACCCTTAGCCACCTGCACTACTGGAATGTCCGTCTTACCCGGAAAGCAGATAAAAAAGAGGTGATAGAAGCATTTCAGACATCTACGCGAATCAAATTGATTAACTACAGCGATGGTCTGGTTTCCAATAATACGATCAAAGAAAAGTACCTGGATATGGGACGGCCCTGGGGCGATATGTATGAAGTAGCCCTTTGGCAAGATATGCTTAAAGTCGAGGGAGATGAGCTCTATTATGCGTATGTGGTCGATAACCAGGCTATTGTTATACCGGAAACAATTGATGCTATAAGGGCATTGACGGGAATAGAGAAAAGTGCAGAAAGCTCTATTAAAAAGACGAATGAAAGTTTAGGGATTAAGTAA